A single region of the Eublepharis macularius isolate TG4126 chromosome 14, MPM_Emac_v1.0, whole genome shotgun sequence genome encodes:
- the TMEM218 gene encoding transmembrane protein 218 — protein sequence MPGTVLGVGPGVFILALLWVLALLLCMLLSRASGLARFSVFLVFLAAVIITLVLLLFPRAGEFPEPATEVKIVDTFYVGRYVLLSILSVIFLGCLFLVLVHHVMQPVYAKPMRVSS from the exons ATGCCTGGCACAGTACTTGGAGTCGGGCCAGGAGTGTTCATCTTAGCGCTGCTCTGGGTATTGGCCTTGTTGCTGTGCATGTTGTTATCCAGAGCGTCTGGACTCGCTAG GTTTTCTGTCTTTCTGGTTTTCTTGGCTGCCGTGATCATCACATTGGTTTTACTGCTTTTTCCACGTGCCGGCGAGTTCCCCGAACCTGCTACAGAAGTGAAG ATTGTGGACACCTTCTATGTTGGCCGCTACGTTCTGCTCTCCATTCTAAGCGTGATTTTCCTCGGCTGCTTGTTCTTGGTTTTGGTTCACCATGTCATGCAACCAGTGTATGCCAAACCGATGCGTGTCAGCTCATAA